One Paraburkholderia aromaticivorans genomic region harbors:
- a CDS encoding SDR family NAD(P)-dependent oxidoreductase, with protein MATQTGKGTALVTGASSGIGAVYADRLARRGYDLILVARDVKRLNGLAERLTTETGRHVETIGADLTVKADVRRIEERLRADRDITMLVNNAGVGATASLIDSDVDALEKMIELNVTALTRLTAAVVPGLVERGNGIVINISSIVALSPELLNGTYSGTKAYVLNLTQSLHHEVGGKGVQLQAVLPGATSTGFWDHAGLAVENLPQQIVMTAEDMVDAALAGLDQGELVTIPSLPDAADWERFNNARQQLQPNLSHKLPAARYTRGAAAA; from the coding sequence ATGGCAACGCAAACAGGCAAGGGAACGGCATTGGTGACGGGCGCATCGTCGGGTATCGGCGCGGTATATGCGGACCGCCTCGCGCGGCGCGGCTACGACCTGATTCTGGTGGCGCGCGATGTAAAGCGGCTGAACGGTCTGGCCGAGCGTCTGACGACGGAAACCGGCCGTCACGTCGAGACGATCGGCGCGGACCTGACTGTTAAAGCCGACGTGCGCCGCATCGAAGAACGGCTGCGCGCGGACCGTGACATCACGATGCTGGTCAACAACGCCGGCGTCGGCGCGACCGCGTCGCTGATCGATTCGGACGTCGATGCGCTCGAAAAAATGATCGAGCTGAACGTGACCGCGCTCACGCGCCTGACGGCGGCAGTGGTGCCGGGCCTGGTGGAGCGGGGCAACGGCATCGTGATCAATATTTCGTCGATCGTGGCGTTGTCGCCGGAATTGTTGAACGGCACGTACAGCGGCACCAAGGCTTACGTGCTTAACCTGACGCAGTCGCTGCATCACGAAGTGGGCGGCAAGGGCGTGCAGTTGCAGGCGGTGCTCCCGGGCGCCACCAGCACGGGGTTCTGGGATCACGCGGGACTGGCGGTGGAAAATCTGCCGCAGCAGATCGTGATGACCGCAGAAGACATGGTGGACGCCGCGCTTGCCGGCCTCGACCAGGGCGAACTGGTGACGATTCCGTCGCTGCCGGACGCGGCCGACTGGGAACGCTTCAACAACGCGCGCCAACAGTTGCAGCCGAACCTGTCGCACAAGCTGCCGGCCGCACGCTACACGCGCGGCGCTGCAGCGGCGTAA
- a CDS encoding HIT family protein: MNYDDSNPFARILRGELPCIKVAETDAALAFMDLMPQADGHLLVVPKEAVAEIFELSDASTVACMRMTQKLAIAVRAALRPDGVFIGQFNGAAAGQTVPHVHFHVIPRWEGQPLRMHARDVADADTLEALAKRIRSHWRAD, encoded by the coding sequence ATGAACTACGACGACAGCAATCCCTTCGCAAGGATTCTGCGTGGCGAACTACCCTGCATCAAGGTGGCCGAAACCGATGCCGCTCTCGCCTTCATGGACCTGATGCCGCAAGCCGACGGCCATCTGCTGGTGGTGCCGAAGGAAGCCGTCGCGGAGATTTTCGAGTTGTCGGATGCGTCGACGGTGGCATGCATGCGCATGACACAGAAGCTCGCGATTGCGGTGCGCGCGGCCTTGCGACCGGACGGCGTGTTCATCGGACAATTCAATGGCGCCGCTGCGGGACAAACGGTGCCGCATGTGCATTTTCACGTGATCCCGCGCTGGGAAGGCCAGCCGCTGCGCATGCATGCACGCGATGTCGCCGACGCGGACACGCTCGAAGCGCTCGCCAAACGCATTCGCTCGCATTGGCGCGCCGACTGA
- a CDS encoding GlxA family transcriptional regulator has translation MRHVGLVVFPGFQILDMVAVSIFELANLEAGQPEYEVEIISEHGGMVRSSAGVEIATRPFGDPAYDTVVVTGAMQIAPSSPGLLAFLNEALAASRRTTSICTGAFVLAEAGILDGRQATTHWIHARDLQRRFPQTRVDEDRIFIVDGSVWTSAGMTACIDLCLALVENDLGVEVSRAIAKKLVVYHRRTGGQSQFSAMLDLEPKSDRIQNALSYAKSHLREPLTVEQLADVAHLSPRQFSRAFRDETRQSPAKAIEALRVEAARAMLEAGRHSMEAVAAETGFVDTERMRRAFLRAFGQPPQAIKRAARAV, from the coding sequence ATGAGACACGTCGGCTTGGTGGTTTTTCCCGGCTTCCAGATCCTCGATATGGTGGCGGTCTCGATCTTCGAGCTGGCGAACCTGGAGGCCGGCCAGCCCGAGTACGAAGTGGAGATCATTTCCGAGCACGGCGGCATGGTGCGCAGCTCGGCGGGTGTCGAGATCGCCACCCGGCCGTTCGGCGATCCAGCGTACGACACCGTGGTGGTTACCGGCGCGATGCAGATCGCGCCGTCGTCACCGGGATTGCTGGCGTTTTTGAACGAGGCGCTCGCCGCGTCGCGGCGTACCACCAGCATTTGCACCGGCGCGTTCGTGCTGGCCGAGGCCGGGATTCTCGACGGCCGCCAGGCCACGACCCACTGGATTCATGCCCGCGATCTGCAGCGGCGCTTTCCGCAGACGCGCGTGGATGAAGACCGCATCTTTATCGTCGACGGCTCGGTGTGGACGTCGGCCGGCATGACCGCGTGCATCGATCTGTGTCTGGCGCTCGTTGAAAACGATCTCGGCGTGGAAGTGTCGCGCGCGATCGCCAAAAAGCTTGTTGTGTACCATCGTCGCACCGGCGGCCAGTCGCAGTTTTCGGCCATGCTGGACCTGGAGCCGAAATCCGACCGCATTCAGAATGCGCTTTCGTACGCCAAAAGCCATCTGCGCGAACCGTTGACGGTCGAACAGCTCGCCGACGTCGCGCATCTCAGCCCGCGCCAGTTCAGCCGCGCGTTTCGCGACGAAACCCGTCAATCGCCGGCCAAAGCCATCGAGGCATTGCGCGTCGAGGCCGCGCGCGCCATGCTGGAAGCGGGCCGCCATTCCATGGAGGCGGTGGCCGCGGAAACCGGTTTCGTCGATACCGAACGCATGCGGCGCGCCTTTCTGCGCGCGTTTGGTCAGCCGCCGCAGGCGATCAAACGCGCAGCGCGCGCGGTGTAA